The segment CTCGAGAACCCCTCGGAACGTCTCTTCGGCCTCCTTGGGGCGACCCGACCTCAGGAGATCGGCACCCAGCCCGAGGCGAATGCCCCGCGCCATCGCCCCTTCGAGCTCACGCTCCTCCGAGACCGTGATCATCTCGAGGAGTCTGTCCTGGACCCGGGCCGCCTCCTCCCATTCGAGCTTCTCGACCAGCATGTCCCTGAGCTTGCGATGCGCGGAGACGGTCCGATCAGGATCGATCTCGATGATGCGCTCGAGCGTCGATCTCCGGCGCTCGTCCAGGCCCGCGTCCTGATAGACGTCCGACAGAACATAGAGCGACACCAGGTTCTCGGGCGCGATTCGCGAAGCACGGTCGAGCACTTCGGCGGCCTCACGATACCGCTTGAGATACCGAAGGGTATCCCCTTTCTTGATGAGCGCGTTGACGTATCCCCGGTCTCGCTCGAGTACTTGTTCGAACCGCTCGAGGGCACGACGATAGTGCCCGTTCATCATGTTGTCGAGCCCTTGCAGATAGAGCCCTTCGAGCTCCTCGTGCTGCTGGTGCTCCTTTTTCGTTCGCCGGTCCCGGGCGAACCGCTTGGCACCCCCCACGACGTCGAACAGAAGGATCAGCGCGGCGCCGGTGAAGAAGCAACCGATCATCAACATCGCGAGCTCGACCTGCAACGGCTGCAGGAGCCCGAACTGAACCGTGACCAACTCCCGGTTCAGCCGCACCGTCGATACCGCAAACCACACCAGGGCGAATACGGCAACAATGCTGATGAAGGTCTTGGCGCGCATTTCCTCCTATCTCTCTCGCTGCGCTAACGTCGTGACGATCTTACCGGATCGGACAAGTTCTCCTCGGTGTGAGCGTAAGCGTTATTTCGAAAGATAACGTCGCCTCCGCTCCCAGAGCGATTTTCTACTGATTCCGAGGATTTCGGCGGCTCGCGACTGGTTGCCGCCGACCTCTTTCAAGATGCGCTCGATATAGTTCCTCTGCACCTCGGCGAGCGTAGGCCGCCCTTGGCCTTCACCGCCCATACCGAGACCCTCCATCATATACTCCGGAAGATCGTCTCGCTCGACGGTATCGCCGGAGCTCACGAGTGCAGCGTGCTCGACGATCCCTTTCAACTCCCTCACGTTGCCCGGCCAGCGATATCGCTCGAAAATTCGTAGGACCTCGTCCGACAGGCGGTTCGGCGGACGATCGCGCTTTCGGGCCTCGAGGCCGAGAAAATGACGTGCCAGGGGTGCGATGTCGGACCGGCGCTCGCGCAGCGGCGGGAGACGGATCCAGAAGACCCCGAGTCGATGAAACAGATCGCGGCGAAAGAGCTCGCGATCCACCGCCTGTTCGAGCTCCGCCGTGGCCGACGCGACCAGTCGCGCGTCGAGCTCGACCGGGGCGCCGCCGGCGCTTCCCAGCCTCTCGAAGGCACGCTCCTCGACCACTCTCAAAAGCTTGGCCTGGAGCACCGGAGACAGCTCCCCGATGTGGTCGAGGTAGAGAGTCCCACCGCGAGCCAGCTCCAGCTTCCCCATCTTGGATGCGGTCGCACCGGTGAAAGCTCCCCGCTCGTATCCGAACAGCTCGCTTTCCATGAGCTCCGCGGGAATGCTGGGAAGGTCCACCTTCACGATCGGGAACCCTGCGCGAGAGCCCCAGAAATGAAGCGCGTAGGCGGCCAGATCCTTCCCCGTACCGCTCTCGCCACTCAAAAGGACGTTGCTCGGCGCGTCGGCGAGCCGCTCCAAGAGTTTCACGACCTCGAGCATTTTCGGATCGCGGGAGACGAACACGCTCTCGGTCGGGTGACGTTTGCGTGCTTCGATCGTAGTTCACCCTCCCCGGCGAGTCTTCACTAGCTGGCCACTGCGAGTCGCGCCGCGTCGCCCCAAAGCCGTTCGAGGTCGTAATAGGCGCGGCTCGACGGGGTGAAGACGTGGACGACGAAGTCCACGTAATCCATGAGAATCCACTCACCCCGGGGATACCCTTCCACATGGGTGGGTTTGCGCTTGGCGGAGCGGAGGGTTTTCTCGATCTCGTCGGTAATCGTCTTGAGCTGGCGTTGGCTCCCACCCGAGCAAACGAGGAAGTAGTCGGTGAAACTGGCCAGATCGCGCAAATCGAGAACGACGATATCCCCCGCCTTCTTTTCCCGTGCCGCCTCGACCGCGTTGCGAAGCATGGGATCGAGCGTGTCGAGACTCAGTTTCTTCTTCTTCAAGACTACCCCTCACCCTCGCTCGTATAGACGATTTTCGCGAATATAACCCGCCACCGCATCCGGTACGAGGAATCGTATCGAATGTCTTCGACGCACCGCCTCCCGAATCTCCGTCGACGAAACGTCCAGCATCGGGCGGCGGATGAAGACGACTGCGGGCTCGTCGAGCCCGAAGCCGCCTTCGGCTTCGTCGTCGACGCGACCCACGCCCCGAAGACTCGCCTGGATTCTTTCCAGGCCGAATCCCGGGCGCTCGTGCACGGCGAAGGAGAACCCGGACAACAATCGTCGCCAATCCTTCCACGTTTCGATCTCGGCGAAAGCATCCGAGCCGACTATGAAGGTGAAGCGCGCCCGCGGGCTCTCGCGCCGAAGCTGAGTCAGCGTGTCGATGGTATAGGAATGCCCGCCGCGGTCCACCTCGACGCGAGATAGCGCGAACGAGCCCTCCGCCGCGACCGAGAGTTCGACCATCGCGACGCGATGCTCGACTGAGCTGATGTCGTGTCCCTCCTTGTGGGGCGGGCTCGCGGTCGGAACGAAGAGCACGCGATCGAGTGACAGGGCGTCGAGCACCGCTTCGGCGGCACGGAGGTGGCCCACGTGGAGCGGGTCGAACGTTCCGCCGAGGACCCCCACCTTGCTCGCGGCTGCGTCCCGGCTCAGCGTCCCGAGCTCCCAGATTGCGGTGTGGCCCCCGGTCGGGAAAGGGAAGCGAGTGCTGCCGGTTGCGGGGAGCCTTGCGCACGCTGCTCTCGGACTCTCCGTTCGAGCTCGACCACCACCGCCTCGACGCCCTCACCCGTGACCGACGACACCGGCCAGCACGACAGGCCCATCTCATTCGAACGGCGCTCGAGACGGTCGAGCCGGCTCCGGTCGGACAAGGCGTCGATTTTGCTCGCTACGACAATCGCCGGCTTCAACTCGATTCCCCGCCCGTAGGTCTGGATCTCGGACGCCAGGGCCGACAGATCCTCGTCGGGCGATCGCCCCGACGCCTCGGAGACCTCTACGAAGTACACGAGGTGAGCGGTGCGGCTCAGATGGCGAAGAAACCGATCCCCGAGGCCGGCTCCCTCGCTCGCCCCGGGCACGAGCCCGGGCACGTCGGCCAGAACGAAGGAGCGCTCTTCGTCCACTTCGACGACGCCGAGGTAGGGGACGAGCGTCGTGAAGGGATAGTCGGCAATCTTGGGCCGCGCCGCACTCACCCTCGAGATGAACGTGGACTTCCCCGCGTTGGGGAAACCGACGAGACCGACATCGGCGAGCAACCGGAGCTCGAGTCTCAGGCGTTTCTTGTCCCCGGGCTGCCCGGGGTCGCTTCGACGAGGCGCGCGATTCGTGGAGGTCGCGAAAGAAGCATTGCCGCGTCCGCCCCGTCCGCCTCGAGCGACGAGAACACGTTCGCCGTCATGGGTCAGATCGCCGATGAGCTCGCCGCTCTCGTCGTCGAACAACAGGGTTCCCAGCGGAACCTTGAGCTCGAGCGACTTGCCGCTCTGACCCGTTCGGTTGCTCCCTTCGCCGTTTCGACCCCGTTCGGCGCGATTGTGGGGGCGGTAGCGATAACCCGACAGTGTATTCTGTTCGAGGCTCGCGCGAATCCAGATCGACCCGCCGTCACCCCCGTTACCTCCGTCCGGCCCCCCTCGCGGCACGAACTTCTCGCGACGAAAGCTGACGGCGCCGTCTCCACCGCGACCCCCTTCGATCTCGATGACGACCTCGTCGATCCACATCGGCTCAACGAGGAGGGACGGGTGGTTGGGTCAAGCGCTCTGGGGATGGACGTGGATGAATCGGCCCTTCTGCCCGCGGGTCTGGAACTCGACGATCCCGGCCACTTTGGCGAACAGAGTGTCGTCCTTGCCGCGCCCCACGTTCTTGCCCGGCTTGAACCTCGTGCCGCGCTGGCGCACGAGGATGGACCCTCCGGAGACGCTCTGGCCCCCGAAAGCCTTCACGCCGAGCCGCTGCGAATGACTGTCGCGACCGTTGCGGGAGCTGCCCTGGCCTTTCTTGTGTGCCATTTCTAACCCTCGATGGACTCGATCCGCAGGGCCGTAAACGCCTGCCGGTGCCCGCGGGTCCGGCGATAGCCCTTGCGTCGCTTCTTCTTGAAAACCAGTATCTTGGGGGCGCGCTCCTGCCCGGTGACGGTGGCAACCACGCTCGCGCCGTCCACGTAGGGGCTTCCGAGCGAGACCTCGCCGTCCCGGCTCACGAGCAGCACCTTGTCGAAGCGCACCGTTTCTCCCGACTCGGCTTCGAGTCTCTCGACCCGAAGCGGCTCACCGGGAACCGCTCGATGCTGCTTTCCCCCCGTTTCGATGATCGCGTACAACGTCAATCCTCCTGCCGATTTCCGAGAACCTCACATCTTAATCGACATCGGACGGGAATTCAAATCGGTCACGATCTTCATGGCGTTGGCGCTTTTAGAAGCCGTAGCCCACCCAGAAATCGGTCTTCCAGCCGGGTGCCGTCGTGGCGAAATCGGTCAGCTTCGACCAGTTGATGTTCATCGGAAGCCCGAAAAAGTTGAAGGTCAAACCGATCCCATAGGACGCGACCGGGCCGCGCTGCCCCGTGGCCGGGTCGTAGCCGCCGAGCCCCCATCCCTCGGACACGCAGGGAGAATTCCCGCCCGGACCACAGCGAGCCCCGAGCGAGGAGAGGCGGCGTTCGCTCGAGAACAGCTGGAACGGCTGATCGTTGTAATGCGCCCCTCCGAGATCGACGAAGAAGATTCCCCGAAGAGGTCCGAAGAACCCGATCGGGGTAATCGCGGCATCGATGATGGGGAACCGCAACTCGGCATTGGCGTAAAACCCCTTGTTGCCCACGAACGACTGATACTCGTAGCCGCGCATGTCGCCGTTGCCCCCGAACCACATGATGTCGGGATTGTCACCCGTGCTCCAGAAACTGCGAAGGCGGACGGCGAAGAGGCTCGCTGACGTGAGCTGCAAGTATTTGCGGGCATCGACGTCGAACGTTTGTCGCGAGAGGAACGGTCCGCCGGGCGATATGGTCGCGCCGAGCAGGAGGGTGCTTCCGGCAAGAGGACCGAACTCCCGAAATCGCGTGGTCTCCTGGACGAAGGCGGCCTGGAGCGGAATCACGTTGCCATTGGGAAAGCGCTGTTCAAGCAACGCGCCGTACTGGGCGCATTGCTCGATGCTCGAGAACCCGATGCAATCCACGTTGATGTCGGGATTGAGAAATGGATCTTCGAAATGCGTGCTCTGGTGGATGAACCCGCCGCCGAGCTCGAAACGGCGGAATCGACTGAGAGGATAGACGGCGGTGACGGTCGTGCCCGTCTGTCGGATGGTCGCGAGCGCGTTCTCCCGCGAGATGGCCTGGGCCGCGGAAAAAACGTACGGGCTCGAATAGAAGAAGCTCGTGGAATCGAAGCCCGCGAGAGAGTACTGGAGCCGTCCAGCCCGATTCGTATACGAGCCGTAATAGCTCCGGAACTCGCGAACCGCGAGTGCGAGGAACGTGAAGTTCTGATCTCCGAGCACGTCGGAAAAGCTGATTCCGCTTCCGCCGAAGAAATCACCTCCCGACGTGACCCCCACGGCAATGGGGGGTGCACCGTCTACGAAGAACTTCTCGAACATCTTCTTCTTGCGTTTGTTCTCGGCGATGATCTGATGGCTCACCGGGGGCACGAAGTCGATGACCGGCCCCTCGGTTCTGACGATGGTGTCCGCGGTAATCTCCTTGACCGGCTCGTCCATCGGAAGACGATACAGGCCCCAGTTGCCCTTGTAGTAGCTCGTGAATAGCAGGATGTCGTCGTTCGACTTCGCGTCCTTGATGACCGAGGGAGAGAAGTTGCCACCGAGCACGTCGGTGTACTGGATGATGTCACCGGTTTCGAGGTCCATCGAGCGGAGGTTGAAGATGCCGTCGTCCTCGTTCGACATATAGAACATCAAAGAACCGTCATCGGAAAACGAAGGAGACGCGTCGTCGTGGGTGCCAAAGGTGACTTGCTCTTTCTGAGTGGGGTCGTCGAGCTTCAGACGATAGATCTTGTCGTAGCCGCTGATGCGCCGGGAGTAGTAGAGCCACTGGCCGTCGGGCGTGATCGCGGGAAACTTGTCGTAGAACGCGTCCTGGGTCACGTTCTGGAACTCCTCGGTCTGAAGGTTCACGCGCCAGACGTCGGCAATGCCGTCCTCGAGCGCGGTGAAGTAGACCCATTCACCGTCGGGTGACACGTAAGGGAAGAGCGCGCGATCCACGGGAACGACGATTCGCTTCGTGACCTTGCTGTCGAGCACGTTCGCGAGAATGAGCGCCCGGCGCTTCTGATACCGTCCGAAGAAGGCCACGTGGTTACCGTCCGGCGCCCAGGAGATGTTGCGGCCCATCAGGGAATCTTCACCCACTAGGCCGACGATGTTCTCGAAGGCGCCGCTGTAACCCGGCGTGAGGTTCTTGATCACCGAGCCGTCCCTTGCGGAGAGAAGGATGATGTCGAACTCCCCCTCCTTGCGGTTCACGCTCATCACCGCGATGAGCTCCTTCGAGGGCGACGGAGCGGCGGACAGCGCCGCGACGAATTTGCCCTGCCGCGGATCGGGTGACATGTCGACGCTGTAGTCGTCGGGAATCTCCTTGTCGCGGTATGGCTTGAACCGATCGATCAGCCATCTCTTCCATTCCCGGTAGAACTCTTCGGGGGTCATGCGAAAGGCCTGCTGATAGACCTCGTCACCCACGCC is part of the Vicinamibacteria bacterium genome and harbors:
- the nadD gene encoding nicotinate-nucleotide adenylyltransferase, giving the protein MGVLGGTFDPLHVGHLRAAEAVLDALSLDRVLFVPTASPPHKEGHDISSVEHRVAMVELSVAAEGSFALSRVEVDRGGHSYTIDTLTQLRRESPRARFTFIVGSDAFAEIETWKDWRRLLSGFSFAVHERPGFGLERIQASLRGVGRVDDEAEGGFGLDEPAVVFIRRPMLDVSSTEIREAVRRRHSIRFLVPDAVAGYIRENRLYERG
- the rplU gene encoding 50S ribosomal protein L21, producing MYAIIETGGKQHRAVPGEPLRVERLEAESGETVRFDKVLLVSRDGEVSLGSPYVDGASVVATVTGQERAPKILVFKKKRRKGYRRTRGHRQAFTALRIESIEG
- the obgE gene encoding GTPase ObgE: MWIDEVVIEIEGGRGGDGAVSFRREKFVPRGGPDGGNGGDGGSIWIRASLEQNTLSGYRYRPHNRAERGRNGEGSNRTGQSGKSLELKVPLGTLLFDDESGELIGDLTHDGERVLVARGGRGGRGNASFATSTNRAPRRSDPGQPGDKKRLRLELRLLADVGLVGFPNAGKSTFISRVSAARPKIADYPFTTLVPYLGVVEVDEERSFVLADVPGLVPGASEGAGLGDRFLRHLSRTAHLVYFVEVSEASGRSPDEDLSALASEIQTYGRGIELKPAIVVASKIDALSDRSRLDRLERRSNEMGLSCWPVSSVTGEGVEAVVVELERRVREQRAQGSPQPAALASLSRPGATPQSGSSGR
- a CDS encoding sigma-54 dependent transcriptional regulator, which encodes MFVSRDPKMLEVVKLLERLADAPSNVLLSGESGTGKDLAAYALHFWGSRAGFPIVKVDLPSIPAELMESELFGYERGAFTGATASKMGKLELARGGTLYLDHIGELSPVLQAKLLRVVEERAFERLGSAGGAPVELDARLVASATAELEQAVDRELFRRDLFHRLGVFWIRLPPLRERRSDIAPLARHFLGLEARKRDRPPNRLSDEVLRIFERYRWPGNVRELKGIVEHAALVSSGDTVERDDLPEYMMEGLGMGGEGQGRPTLAEVQRNYIERILKEVGGNQSRAAEILGISRKSLWERRRRYLSK
- the rpmA gene encoding 50S ribosomal protein L27; translated protein: MAHKKGQGSSRNGRDSHSQRLGVKAFGGQSVSGGSILVRQRGTRFKPGKNVGRGKDDTLFAKVAGIVEFQTRGQKGRFIHVHPQSA
- a CDS encoding lipopolysaccharide assembly protein LapA domain-containing protein, which translates into the protein MRAKTFISIVAVFALVWFAVSTVRLNRELVTVQFGLLQPLQVELAMLMIGCFFTGAALILLFDVVGGAKRFARDRRTKKEHQQHEELEGLYLQGLDNMMNGHYRRALERFEQVLERDRGYVNALIKKGDTLRYLKRYREAAEVLDRASRIAPENLVSLYVLSDVYQDAGLDERRRSTLERIIEIDPDRTVSAHRKLRDMLVEKLEWEEAARVQDRLLEMITVSEERELEGAMARGIRLGLGADLLRSGRPKEAEETFRGVLEDDPGFVPAYIRLAEVLEAMDETEEAARTLRRGFEVTGSTEPLSALQNVYLRDEQPEEALGVWKQSLVLTENELPLRYCLGKLYYRLFMLDEALREFQLIEDRVSGLPALHLYIARILETQGNVAGALSKTKLLVAEVKGLMMDHICESCGWRSAEWAERCVRCRRWGSVSLHLPASAAPEPTIRPAPTWSTP
- the rsfS gene encoding ribosome silencing factor, coding for MKKKKLSLDTLDPMLRNAVEAAREKKAGDIVVLDLRDLASFTDYFLVCSGGSQRQLKTITDEIEKTLRSAKRKPTHVEGYPRGEWILMDYVDFVVHVFTPSSRAYYDLERLWGDAARLAVAS